A single Nitrospira sp. DNA region contains:
- a CDS encoding homogentisate 1,2-dioxygenase has product MYLVKKGTAPNQAHVGIPEGLHEEEHGRLGFSGPSSHLYHTHPPTAWSRIEGPLRPRAFTIGELPTPDHYAADRRPLLILQSTNARLSVSRRETTMQHFVRNADGDEIVFVHSGRGTWETDYGLLRYEPGDYLVIPKGTTYRVHVDHPEQPSLFLIIETSEPVELPDRGPLGRHALFDPGVIVAPEPASPPDDVNSRREWEVRIKRDQEDTRVYYPFYPMDVAGWKGDLWVAKLNVRDFRPVTSPRYHLPPSVHATFQAGGLLISTFAPRPLETDPEALRVPFYHRNMDYDEVLFYHRGEFFSRAGIQAGMMTLHPQGIHHGPQPQAITASKAKEQTNEVAVMIESRHAFQVMPELDAVELKDYAMSWSQP; this is encoded by the coding sequence ATGTATCTGGTAAAAAAAGGCACCGCTCCGAATCAAGCCCATGTGGGAATCCCCGAGGGCCTGCATGAGGAGGAGCACGGCCGCCTCGGATTCAGCGGCCCTTCTTCACACCTCTATCACACACACCCGCCCACCGCTTGGAGCCGGATCGAAGGCCCCCTCCGGCCGCGCGCCTTTACGATCGGTGAATTACCGACTCCTGATCACTACGCTGCCGACCGGCGACCACTCCTGATCTTGCAGAGCACCAATGCCCGCCTGTCTGTTTCGCGGCGAGAGACCACCATGCAGCATTTCGTGCGCAATGCCGACGGGGACGAGATCGTGTTTGTCCACAGCGGGCGAGGGACCTGGGAAACCGACTACGGCCTGCTGCGGTATGAACCGGGCGACTACCTGGTCATTCCGAAAGGCACCACCTACCGCGTCCACGTGGATCACCCGGAACAGCCGAGCCTGTTCCTGATCATTGAAACGTCGGAGCCGGTGGAGCTACCCGATCGAGGGCCACTCGGCCGGCATGCCTTGTTCGACCCCGGGGTCATCGTGGCGCCGGAACCAGCCTCGCCTCCGGATGATGTGAACAGCCGTCGTGAATGGGAAGTGCGGATCAAACGCGATCAGGAGGACACGCGCGTTTATTACCCCTTCTATCCCATGGATGTCGCCGGATGGAAAGGCGATCTGTGGGTGGCCAAGCTGAACGTACGGGATTTTCGGCCCGTCACGAGCCCTCGCTACCACCTTCCTCCCAGCGTCCACGCTACATTTCAAGCCGGAGGGCTCCTGATTTCGACCTTTGCGCCAAGACCGCTGGAAACCGATCCAGAGGCATTACGTGTTCCCTTCTACCACCGCAACATGGACTACGACGAAGTCCTGTTTTATCACCGGGGAGAGTTCTTCAGCCGGGCCGGCATTCAGGCGGGCATGATGACGCTCCACCCTCAGGGCATTCATCACGGGCCACAGCCGCAAGCCATCACGGCCAGCAAGGCAAAGGAGCAGACCAATGAAGTCGCCGTGATGATCGAATCGCGCCACGCCTTTCAGGTCATGCCGGAATTGGACGCCGTTGAACTGAAGGACTACGCCATGAGTTGGAGCCAGCCATGA
- a CDS encoding thiamine pyrophosphate-dependent dehydrogenase E1 component subunit alpha, with translation MDQAVIAEEIKRSDLLDMYFYLRLTRSLEDRITALYRQGRIVGGVYTSHGMEAIAVGYASALQPDDVIAPFHRDMGVFLIRGFSPGEIIAQYLGKQAGPTKGKDGNVHMGDLKRGVIGFVSHLADNMPVAAGAALAFKIRGESRVAFAGTGDGGTSRGDFHEAMNFAAVRKLPVVFFCTNNQYAYSTPMRYQMAITDVVERAKAYGMPGEIVDGNDVAAVYLASRRAIAKARAGEGPTFLEFKTMRMHGHSAHDAATYVPRTLLDDWKTKDPILRTEQLLMQLGYGDESYFHEVGDRAKKDVDAGTEFAEHSPLPDGRETLVGVFATPDEVLP, from the coding sequence ATGGACCAGGCCGTCATCGCAGAGGAGATCAAACGCAGCGACCTCCTGGACATGTATTTCTACCTCCGGCTGACCAGGAGCCTGGAGGACCGGATCACGGCCCTCTATCGGCAAGGCCGGATCGTCGGCGGCGTGTATACCAGCCACGGCATGGAAGCGATCGCCGTCGGCTATGCCTCGGCCTTGCAGCCCGATGATGTCATCGCCCCCTTCCATCGCGATATGGGCGTCTTCCTGATTCGCGGATTTTCTCCCGGCGAAATTATCGCCCAATACCTCGGCAAACAGGCCGGGCCCACAAAAGGCAAAGACGGCAATGTGCACATGGGCGATCTGAAACGCGGAGTGATCGGCTTCGTCAGCCATCTGGCCGACAATATGCCGGTTGCGGCCGGCGCGGCGCTGGCGTTCAAAATCCGGGGAGAGTCCCGCGTGGCCTTCGCGGGAACCGGCGATGGGGGCACGAGTCGTGGCGATTTCCATGAAGCCATGAACTTCGCGGCGGTGCGCAAACTGCCCGTCGTGTTTTTCTGCACCAACAACCAATATGCCTACTCCACGCCGATGCGCTACCAAATGGCGATCACCGATGTGGTGGAACGGGCCAAGGCCTACGGCATGCCGGGCGAGATCGTTGACGGCAATGACGTGGCGGCCGTGTATCTGGCTTCCCGCCGAGCCATTGCCAAGGCCAGGGCCGGCGAAGGGCCGACGTTTCTCGAATTCAAAACCATGCGCATGCACGGCCATTCCGCACATGACGCGGCCACGTATGTCCCGCGTACACTGCTGGACGATTGGAAGACCAAAGACCCGATTCTACGCACCGAACAGCTCCTCATGCAGTTGGGCTATGGGGATGAATCCTACTTTCATGAGGTGGGGGACCGCGCCAAGAAAGACGTGGATGCAGGCACCGAATTCGCCGAGCACAGCCCGCTGCCGGATGGCCGGGAGACGCTTGTCGGCGTGTTCGCCACTCCAGACGAGGTGTTGCCATGA
- a CDS encoding iron-containing redox enzyme family protein, which produces MSFYEQVRSDVLRHGAINNPYLDRFLAGDLSDTEFREFAVEFYNFSRFFPRILAAQLVNTEDEAVADELTKVLYSELGDGSVKHRHELLYRNFLRSLGINIHIAMTTPMRPSTRAYIEGMENLYGSGNHAMALGASFGLENMAITMWDHLIPGLTHLRATRYADMDMTYFVFHRQLESEHERAMEHAIGAINGDSGASHVPMSDKEKDDFRLGMNAVLDYLEGFWMGLERKPVAVAQTRPRPVHGLESELRG; this is translated from the coding sequence ATGTCGTTTTACGAACAAGTGCGCTCGGACGTGCTGCGACATGGCGCGATCAATAATCCCTACCTCGATCGGTTTCTCGCCGGCGACCTGAGCGATACGGAGTTTCGCGAGTTCGCCGTCGAATTTTATAACTTCTCGCGCTTCTTCCCCCGCATCCTCGCTGCCCAACTGGTCAACACCGAAGACGAAGCCGTTGCGGATGAGTTGACGAAGGTCCTCTATTCCGAGCTAGGAGACGGCTCCGTCAAGCATCGGCATGAGTTGCTCTATCGGAACTTCCTGCGATCGCTGGGGATCAACATTCACATCGCAATGACCACTCCGATGCGGCCCTCTACGCGCGCCTATATCGAAGGGATGGAGAATCTCTACGGGAGTGGAAACCATGCGATGGCGTTGGGCGCGTCTTTTGGTCTAGAGAACATGGCCATCACCATGTGGGACCATCTCATTCCCGGGCTGACGCACTTGCGTGCCACGCGATACGCCGACATGGACATGACCTATTTCGTCTTTCACCGCCAACTCGAGTCTGAACATGAACGGGCGATGGAGCATGCCATCGGAGCCATCAATGGTGACAGTGGTGCCTCTCACGTTCCCATGTCTGACAAGGAGAAAGACGACTTCCGTCTTGGTATGAATGCCGTGCTGGACTATCTCGAAGGATTTTGGATGGGACTCGAACGGAAGCCGGTCGCTGTGGCCCAGACAAGGCCGCGACCGGTGCACGGGCTGGAGAGCGAGCTACGCGGGTAA
- a CDS encoding VOC family protein has product MKEAIGVDHITLCVKNLAATKYLFTHILGFEVIWSAQDVGSEKSSMDTVVVQRGEAKIALMQGRNKERKSQICEFVETYGEGVQHIALEVDDIEAVCREWEHHGVRFSGDIKDGRDGFGPLRQRFTYPLFPGCGLFLELTQRQHGTEESKTFVRATVESLYRDIERDQIKGVARTIIDYETLPLPFEEEVEVASLRHAS; this is encoded by the coding sequence ATGAAAGAAGCCATCGGGGTTGATCACATCACCTTATGCGTGAAGAATCTGGCGGCCACGAAATATCTCTTCACTCATATCCTTGGCTTTGAAGTCATCTGGTCGGCCCAGGATGTGGGCAGCGAAAAATCCAGCATGGATACCGTCGTCGTCCAACGGGGCGAGGCGAAAATCGCCTTGATGCAGGGCCGAAACAAGGAGCGCAAATCTCAGATCTGCGAATTCGTCGAGACCTATGGCGAAGGTGTGCAACACATCGCTCTGGAGGTCGACGATATCGAGGCGGTGTGCCGCGAATGGGAACATCACGGCGTGCGGTTCAGCGGAGACATCAAGGATGGACGGGACGGGTTCGGCCCGCTCCGGCAGCGCTTCACATACCCCTTATTCCCCGGCTGCGGATTGTTTCTCGAATTGACGCAGCGGCAGCATGGGACGGAAGAATCCAAAACGTTTGTCCGCGCGACGGTCGAATCGTTGTACCGGGACATCGAACGAGATCAGATCAAAGGAGTCGCCCGGACCATCATCGATTACGAAACGCTCCCGCTTCCCTTTGAAGAGGAAGTCGAAGTCGCGTCGCTACGACACGCATCATAA
- a CDS encoding fumarylacetoacetate hydrolase family protein, translating into MKLVSFEVHTPVGIFSRIGALRSGSIIDLNMAYARLLAEQRESRPRRLADAQVPATMLEFLQGGSSAMDAARRALDFVAQGEASLTGPAGETIVYHPVDIHLTAPLPNPASLRDFIAFEDHIAATSKRRGQPIPPEWYKAPVYYKGNHRTIVGPDHSLPWPLNTHKLDYELELACVIGRDGIDVAERDATQYIAGYTIMNDFSARDIQFQEMACRLGPAKGKDFATAIGPCLVTPDEIPDLASLQMIARVNGEVWSQGRFGSIHWSFPQMIEHVSRGEAIYAGDLFGSGTVGGGCGLELDRYLQPGDCIELEIQPIGVLRTTIAGHNQSQREEA; encoded by the coding sequence ATGAAACTGGTCAGTTTCGAGGTTCATACACCGGTCGGCATCTTCAGCAGAATTGGCGCGCTCCGGTCAGGATCGATCATTGATCTCAACATGGCCTATGCCCGCCTGCTCGCGGAGCAACGGGAATCGCGGCCGCGCCGTCTCGCCGATGCTCAGGTCCCGGCCACCATGTTGGAGTTTCTGCAAGGCGGCTCCTCGGCCATGGATGCGGCCCGTCGTGCCCTCGATTTCGTGGCACAGGGGGAGGCCTCCCTCACAGGCCCGGCCGGCGAAACGATCGTCTACCACCCGGTTGATATTCATCTGACCGCGCCGCTTCCCAATCCTGCCTCGCTCCGCGATTTCATCGCCTTCGAAGACCACATTGCCGCCACGTCGAAACGGCGAGGCCAGCCGATTCCTCCCGAATGGTACAAGGCGCCCGTGTACTACAAGGGCAACCATCGGACCATCGTCGGCCCGGATCACTCCCTCCCCTGGCCGTTGAACACGCACAAGCTGGATTACGAATTGGAGCTGGCTTGCGTGATCGGACGCGACGGGATCGATGTGGCGGAACGCGATGCCACGCAGTACATCGCCGGCTACACGATCATGAACGACTTCAGCGCGAGAGACATTCAGTTTCAGGAGATGGCCTGTCGGCTCGGTCCGGCGAAGGGCAAAGATTTCGCCACCGCTATCGGCCCTTGCCTCGTCACGCCGGATGAAATTCCCGATCTGGCGTCGCTGCAGATGATTGCCCGCGTCAATGGAGAGGTTTGGTCGCAGGGCCGCTTCGGGTCGATTCATTGGTCCTTCCCGCAAATGATCGAACATGTGTCGCGGGGGGAGGCCATCTATGCCGGAGACCTGTTCGGCTCGGGAACGGTCGGCGGCGGCTGCGGCCTTGAACTCGACCGGTACCTGCAGCCGGGCGACTGTATTGAATTGGAAATCCAACCGATCGGCGTTCTCAGGACGACGATCGCGGGACACAATCAGAGCCAGCGCGAGGAGGCATGA
- a CDS encoding alpha-ketoacid dehydrogenase subunit beta has translation MTTATATQETQTSYVDAISQALDEEMSRDERVFLMGEDIGAYGGAFKVTDGFLKKYGEWRVLDTPLSESGFVGAAIGAAMMGLRPVVEMQFADFISCAFDQITEVAAKNHYRWGAAVPLVIRAPFGGGVHGGPFHSECPEGWFFHSPGLKIVAPSTPYDAKGLLKAAIRDPNPVLYFEHKFLYRRIKATLPQEEYIVPLGKADVKRSGRDISLITYGAMVHLALEAAEVLQQEGIDLDVVDLRTLIPLDKETIYASVRKTSKAIILHEDNKTGGIGAEISALLTEDCFDCLDGPILRIAPPDTPVPFSTPLEEFFLPKVSDIVAGARKLAAY, from the coding sequence ATGACGACCGCGACCGCCACGCAGGAGACTCAGACCAGCTACGTCGATGCCATCTCGCAGGCCCTCGACGAAGAAATGAGCCGTGATGAACGGGTGTTTCTCATGGGTGAGGACATCGGCGCGTACGGCGGCGCATTCAAAGTGACGGACGGCTTCTTGAAAAAATATGGCGAATGGCGCGTGCTGGATACCCCGCTGTCGGAATCCGGCTTCGTCGGGGCCGCCATCGGCGCAGCCATGATGGGCTTGCGCCCGGTGGTCGAAATGCAGTTCGCCGACTTCATTTCCTGCGCCTTCGATCAAATCACCGAAGTGGCCGCCAAGAATCACTACCGCTGGGGAGCCGCCGTCCCCCTCGTGATCCGGGCGCCGTTCGGCGGCGGCGTCCATGGCGGTCCGTTTCATTCGGAATGTCCGGAGGGGTGGTTCTTCCATTCGCCCGGCCTCAAGATCGTCGCGCCATCGACGCCCTACGACGCCAAGGGTCTCTTGAAAGCCGCCATCCGCGATCCCAACCCGGTCCTCTATTTCGAACACAAGTTTTTGTATCGACGGATCAAGGCGACTCTGCCGCAGGAAGAGTACATCGTTCCTCTCGGCAAAGCCGACGTGAAGCGGTCCGGCCGCGACATCTCCCTCATCACCTATGGAGCGATGGTGCATCTGGCCCTGGAGGCGGCGGAGGTGCTGCAGCAAGAAGGTATCGATCTGGACGTGGTGGATCTTCGCACGCTGATTCCGCTCGACAAGGAGACGATCTACGCCTCCGTGCGCAAGACCAGCAAGGCGATCATCCTCCATGAAGACAATAAGACCGGCGGCATTGGAGCCGAGATTTCCGCGCTGCTGACCGAAGACTGTTTCGACTGTCTGGACGGGCCGATTCTTCGCATCGCCCCGCCGGACACGCCGGTGCCGTTCAGCACGCCGTTGGAAGAATTCTTTTTGCCCAAGGTCAGCGACATCGTCGCGGGAGCCAGGAAACTGGCGGCGTACTGA
- a CDS encoding acetyl-CoA C-acetyltransferase, which produces MTAKPHAVIVSAVRTPMGSFNGGFSSIPSTTLGSIAIAEALKRIHLRGEQIDEVLMGCVLSAGLGQAPARQAAIGAGLPHQVGAVTVNKVCGSSLQTVIMAARAIALGDAHIVVAGGMENMTRAPFLLEKARQGYRLGHGELTDSLIKDGLWDVYNQFHMGNAGELCAARYQFSRQQVDDFALESYSRAREAITAGSFTREIVPVEVPQKKGAPLMVMDDEEPNRVDLSRLRQLKPVFQDDGVLTVGNSPSCNDGAAAVVVMAEEEAHRLGLPPMARIVGYAGAALAPEWFTIAPVEAIRRLLKQTELTVGDIDLFEINEAFSAVSLAIMRELGLDAKKVNVNGGAVALGHPIGATGARILTTLLYAMEERDAHRGLASLCIGGGEALALLVERPRKMQHQ; this is translated from the coding sequence GTGACTGCCAAACCACATGCCGTCATCGTCAGCGCGGTTCGAACGCCGATGGGGAGCTTCAACGGCGGGTTCAGCTCGATCCCTTCAACCACATTGGGAAGCATTGCCATCGCCGAGGCGCTGAAACGCATTCACCTGCGAGGGGAACAGATCGACGAGGTCTTGATGGGATGCGTACTCAGCGCTGGTCTCGGGCAGGCCCCCGCCCGGCAGGCGGCGATCGGAGCCGGGCTGCCGCACCAGGTCGGGGCCGTCACCGTGAACAAGGTCTGCGGCTCCAGCCTGCAGACGGTCATCATGGCGGCCCGGGCCATTGCCTTGGGCGACGCGCACATCGTCGTCGCCGGCGGGATGGAAAACATGACCCGGGCCCCATTCCTGTTGGAAAAAGCCAGACAAGGCTATCGGCTGGGACATGGAGAGCTGACGGACAGCCTGATCAAAGACGGACTTTGGGACGTGTACAATCAATTTCACATGGGCAATGCCGGAGAACTCTGCGCCGCCAGGTATCAGTTTTCCCGGCAGCAGGTCGACGACTTTGCCTTGGAAAGTTACAGCCGCGCGCGTGAAGCCATCACCGCCGGTTCATTCACCAGGGAGATTGTTCCGGTCGAGGTGCCCCAGAAAAAAGGCGCGCCGCTCATGGTCATGGACGATGAGGAACCGAACCGGGTCGATCTCTCAAGGCTGCGACAGTTGAAGCCCGTCTTTCAGGACGACGGAGTGCTGACGGTGGGCAACTCCCCGTCCTGCAATGACGGCGCGGCAGCAGTGGTCGTCATGGCGGAGGAAGAGGCCCACCGGCTCGGCCTGCCCCCCATGGCGCGCATTGTGGGATATGCCGGCGCGGCACTCGCGCCGGAATGGTTCACCATCGCGCCCGTCGAGGCGATTCGACGGCTCTTGAAACAGACGGAGTTGACGGTCGGCGACATCGATCTCTTTGAAATCAACGAAGCCTTTTCAGCCGTCTCCTTGGCAATCATGCGTGAACTCGGGTTGGATGCCAAGAAGGTCAACGTCAATGGCGGCGCGGTGGCGCTGGGCCATCCCATCGGCGCGACCGGAGCCAGAATTCTCACCACGCTGTTGTATGCGATGGAGGAACGCGATGCCCATCGCGGGCTCGCGAGTCTCTGCATCGGCGGCGGTGAGGCGCTCGCACTGCTCGTGGAACGGCCCAGAAAAATGCAGCATCAGTGA
- a CDS encoding 3-hydroxybutyryl-CoA dehydrogenase (converts (S)-3-hydroxybutanoyl-CoA to 3-acetoacetyl-CoA): MTIDDITTIGVVGAGQMGRGITQVLATAGWKVLLVDVTEEALEDATKKIWQGVTKAVEKGALRGDQAGSAMAIIHPIRHMQRLREAQVVIEAIPEDPVMKRALFAQLGQICEPSTLLASNTSSISIASLGMASGRPDRVVGIHFMNPVPVMRLVEVVRAIGTSEQTMRLALALVQRAGKTAVVCKDFPGFIVNRVLIPMINEAIFALEDGVATADAIDLAMVEGTNHPVGPLALADRIGLDTVLAICEVLHQDLGDPKFRPCPLLRKYVEAGWLGRKSGQGFYQYGDQPAMHLT, encoded by the coding sequence ATGACCATTGATGACATCACCACCATCGGCGTCGTCGGCGCAGGGCAAATGGGACGCGGCATCACCCAGGTGTTGGCGACTGCGGGCTGGAAGGTTCTGCTCGTCGATGTGACGGAAGAGGCGCTCGAGGACGCGACCAAGAAAATCTGGCAGGGCGTCACGAAGGCGGTGGAAAAAGGGGCGCTGCGAGGCGATCAGGCCGGATCGGCCATGGCCATCATCCATCCGATACGGCACATGCAACGGCTGCGGGAGGCGCAGGTCGTGATCGAAGCGATCCCCGAAGACCCGGTCATGAAACGGGCACTCTTCGCGCAATTGGGACAGATCTGCGAGCCCTCGACCCTGTTGGCGAGCAATACCTCCTCAATTTCCATTGCAAGCCTCGGCATGGCTTCCGGCCGGCCCGACCGCGTCGTCGGCATCCATTTCATGAACCCCGTGCCGGTGATGCGATTGGTGGAAGTCGTCCGCGCCATCGGCACGTCGGAACAGACGATGCGGCTGGCGCTCGCACTCGTGCAACGCGCAGGGAAAACCGCCGTCGTCTGCAAGGATTTCCCCGGCTTCATCGTCAATCGGGTGCTCATACCCATGATCAACGAAGCCATTTTTGCGCTGGAAGACGGCGTGGCGACGGCGGACGCCATCGACCTGGCGATGGTGGAAGGGACCAACCATCCCGTCGGTCCCCTGGCGCTGGCAGACCGGATCGGCCTGGATACCGTCCTCGCCATCTGCGAAGTGCTGCATCAGGACCTGGGGGATCCGAAATTCCGCCCCTGCCCGCTGTTGCGGAAATATGTGGAAGCCGGCTGGTTGGGCAGGAAAAGCGGGCAGGGATTTTATCAGTACGGAGATCAGCCGGCGATGCATCTGACCTGA
- a CDS encoding 2-oxo acid dehydrogenase subunit E2 — MNVATDIVMPQLGESISEGTVVKWLIQAGGAVEKDQPLLEVETEKVALDVPSPATGFLAEVMVQEGTTVPVGTVLARLETQPPAEGVVSRVGGVGVRAKQGQAQGEQHYSPAVTQLAREHGVDLALVAGTGEGGRVTKKDLLDYVSTRQPSSHEPSQTGQAQATAPQPRDTQDEMIPITPMRKTIADRMLLSRRTSAHVTTFFEADFRGIDTFRTGRTLTYLPFVISAVTRAMKDLPLLNASWRDQGLAIKKDVHIGIAVALDEGLLVPVIRHADQKRLTQLAHEVADVAERARNKRLTPDEVLDGTFTITNHGGFGSLFSTPIIHQPQTAILGVGSVQKRPVVIDDAIAIRPMCYLSLSFDHRIIDGATADRFMAKVKQHLQQSDWEKFL, encoded by the coding sequence GTGAACGTGGCTACCGATATCGTCATGCCGCAGCTTGGTGAAAGTATCTCAGAAGGCACCGTCGTCAAGTGGCTCATCCAAGCCGGCGGTGCGGTCGAAAAAGACCAACCCCTCCTGGAGGTGGAAACCGAAAAGGTGGCGCTGGATGTGCCGTCTCCGGCCACGGGATTTCTCGCGGAGGTGATGGTTCAAGAGGGTACGACGGTGCCGGTCGGCACGGTACTCGCCAGGCTTGAGACACAACCGCCTGCGGAGGGCGTGGTCAGCCGGGTCGGAGGCGTCGGTGTACGCGCGAAGCAAGGCCAAGCGCAAGGCGAACAGCACTATTCGCCGGCCGTCACGCAACTGGCGCGAGAACACGGGGTGGACCTCGCCCTGGTCGCCGGAACAGGGGAAGGCGGCCGGGTCACGAAGAAAGACCTGTTGGACTATGTGTCCACGCGACAACCGTCCAGCCACGAGCCATCCCAAACGGGTCAGGCGCAAGCCACCGCCCCTCAGCCCCGCGACACACAGGATGAGATGATTCCGATCACCCCCATGCGGAAGACCATTGCCGACCGCATGCTGCTCAGCCGCCGCACCTCCGCCCATGTCACCACATTTTTCGAAGCGGACTTCCGCGGCATCGACACATTCCGAACGGGGCGCACACTCACCTACCTGCCTTTCGTGATCAGCGCGGTCACTCGCGCCATGAAGGACCTGCCGTTGCTGAACGCCTCCTGGCGGGACCAAGGCCTCGCGATCAAAAAAGATGTCCACATCGGCATTGCGGTCGCACTCGACGAAGGTCTCCTGGTGCCCGTTATTCGCCATGCCGATCAGAAAAGGCTCACCCAATTGGCGCACGAGGTCGCCGATGTGGCGGAACGGGCCAGGAACAAACGACTGACGCCGGACGAAGTACTCGACGGCACGTTTACCATCACCAATCACGGCGGATTCGGCAGCCTGTTCAGCACGCCGATCATTCACCAACCACAGACGGCGATTCTCGGCGTGGGGTCGGTCCAGAAGCGCCCCGTGGTGATCGACGACGCCATCGCCATCCGTCCCATGTGTTACCTGAGTCTTTCCTTCGACCATCGCATCATCGACGGGGCGACGGCCGATCGATTCATGGCCAAGGTGAAACAGCATCTGCAACAGAGCGATTGGGAGAAATTTCTGTGA
- a CDS encoding long-chain fatty acid--CoA ligase, translating to MPRPWISRYDPGVSVTYDYPEWTVPDLLRRSASRFPDAPALFFYGTRISFQELNELSTRFALGLRRLGVQTGDRVALMLPNIPQAVIAYYGVLKAGAVVAPTNPLYVEREIESQLNDAGSDTIVALDLFYPRIQAIRERTGLPHRIILTSLRDFLPPVKRWLYPIKARWTKRWIAVEKHPPVYDFCALLDREARDRDVDVEPLPTLEPGALAQIQYTGGTTGIPKGVMLTHRNVVVNTMQGRFWCANFREGKEVFLGAVPLFHCYGLNTCQNLAIATGSQIILLPRFHADEAVKAIQQHHVTIMSGVPMMFSMMTDCPNARRYDLHSIRVCLCGASPLPAEVQDAFERLSGVKISEGYGLTEAGPTTHCNPIERDHPSGSMGLPFPDTEARIVDVETGLRDLSTGEAGELIVRGPQVMQGYWNKEADTQAVLRDGWLHTGDIVRRDEQGFFFFLDRKKDVIKPWGETVYPREVEDILFQHPAVREAVVVGIPDRHYGEAVKAFVVPGEGSSVTERELIDHCRQSLARFKVPVAIEFRSELPRTIIGKVLRRALRDEVQMSVASAQASRTAV from the coding sequence ATGCCGCGGCCTTGGATCAGCCGATACGATCCCGGTGTCTCCGTCACGTATGACTATCCGGAATGGACTGTTCCGGACCTCCTCCGGCGCTCCGCATCCCGGTTTCCTGACGCGCCCGCCCTCTTCTTCTACGGCACACGTATCTCCTTCCAGGAGTTGAACGAACTGAGCACCCGTTTCGCGCTGGGGCTGCGACGGTTGGGCGTCCAGACCGGCGACCGGGTGGCCCTCATGTTGCCGAATATCCCGCAAGCGGTGATCGCCTACTATGGCGTGCTGAAGGCGGGAGCCGTTGTCGCTCCTACCAACCCTCTGTATGTGGAACGGGAAATCGAAAGCCAGCTGAACGATGCCGGCAGCGATACCATCGTGGCGTTGGATCTTTTTTATCCCCGCATCCAGGCCATCCGCGAACGCACCGGCTTGCCGCATCGGATCATTCTCACCAGCCTGCGGGATTTTCTCCCGCCCGTGAAACGATGGCTCTATCCGATCAAGGCGCGCTGGACGAAACGATGGATCGCGGTCGAGAAGCATCCCCCGGTGTATGATTTCTGTGCCTTGCTCGACCGGGAGGCCAGAGACCGAGACGTTGATGTCGAGCCTCTTCCCACCTTGGAGCCAGGCGCCCTGGCGCAGATCCAGTATACCGGCGGAACCACCGGCATACCGAAAGGCGTGATGCTCACGCATCGGAATGTGGTGGTCAATACCATGCAAGGCCGCTTCTGGTGTGCGAATTTCCGTGAGGGGAAGGAAGTGTTTCTCGGCGCGGTGCCGTTGTTTCACTGCTACGGATTGAACACCTGCCAGAATCTCGCGATCGCGACCGGTTCGCAGATCATTCTGCTCCCGCGGTTCCATGCGGACGAGGCGGTGAAGGCGATCCAGCAACATCATGTGACCATCATGTCCGGCGTGCCGATGATGTTCTCGATGATGACCGACTGCCCGAACGCGCGCCGATACGATCTGCATTCCATACGGGTCTGCCTCTGCGGAGCGAGTCCGCTTCCGGCTGAGGTGCAGGATGCATTTGAACGGTTGAGTGGCGTGAAAATTTCTGAAGGGTATGGGTTGACGGAAGCAGGCCCCACGACCCATTGCAACCCGATCGAACGGGACCATCCATCAGGTTCGATGGGGCTGCCGTTTCCGGACACGGAGGCGAGAATTGTAGACGTGGAGACGGGGCTCAGAGACCTTTCCACGGGAGAGGCCGGCGAACTGATTGTCCGTGGACCACAAGTGATGCAGGGGTATTGGAACAAAGAGGCGGACACGCAGGCGGTGTTGCGAGACGGCTGGCTCCATACGGGAGACATCGTCAGGCGGGACGAACAGGGGTTTTTCTTTTTCCTGGACCGCAAGAAGGACGTGATCAAGCCATGGGGCGAGACCGTGTATCCCCGGGAGGTGGAGGACATCCTCTTCCAGCATCCGGCGGTGCGCGAAGCGGTAGTGGTGGGTATTCCCGATCGTCATTACGGAGAAGCGGTGAAAGCCTTTGTCGTGCCTGGCGAAGGATCGTCCGTGACTGAACGGGAGCTCATCGATCACTGTCGCCAGTCTCTGGCGCGATTTAAGGTGCCGGTGGCCATCGAGTTCCGTTCCGAGTTGCCGCGAACCATCATTGGAAAAGTGCTGCGAAGAGCCTTGCGTGACGAGGTGCAGATGTCTGTGGCGTCCGCACAGGCGTCGCGAACAGCCGTGTAA